A portion of the Rhodococcus pseudokoreensis genome contains these proteins:
- a CDS encoding HAD family hydrolase codes for MSDAFDGLAGVLWDMDGTLLDSEKMWDVAVRELSLHLGGPMTEETRLKTIGASSANALGVIFDALGLDRDPAALAEAKEWMFTRVQELFGDGIPWRPGAHDALRTARAHGLRSALVTNTERRLTERALETLGRHHFDHSVCGDEVPAGKPHPDPYLRGAELLGLHPSQCLAIEDSPTGAASAQAAGCVVLIVPCEIPVADGPGRVFRDSLEGITGSDLAEAWAQPSGVRL; via the coding sequence ATGTCTGACGCATTCGACGGTCTTGCAGGCGTGCTGTGGGACATGGACGGAACGCTGCTCGATTCCGAGAAGATGTGGGACGTCGCGGTCCGCGAGTTGTCGCTGCACCTCGGCGGGCCGATGACCGAGGAGACCCGGCTGAAGACGATCGGCGCGTCCAGCGCCAACGCGCTCGGCGTCATCTTCGACGCGCTCGGACTCGACCGGGATCCGGCGGCGCTCGCCGAGGCCAAGGAATGGATGTTCACCCGAGTCCAGGAACTGTTCGGCGACGGCATCCCGTGGCGGCCGGGCGCCCACGACGCACTGCGGACGGCCCGGGCCCACGGCCTGAGGTCGGCGCTGGTGACCAACACCGAGCGTCGTCTCACCGAGCGGGCACTCGAGACGCTCGGCAGGCACCATTTCGACCACTCGGTGTGCGGCGACGAGGTGCCGGCAGGTAAACCGCATCCCGACCCGTACCTGCGGGGCGCCGAACTGCTCGGGCTGCATCCGTCGCAGTGCCTGGCCATCGAGGACTCACCCACCGGCGCGGCGTCCGCGCAGGCCGCGGGGTGCGTCGTCCTGATCGTCCCGTGCGAGATCCCGGTGGCCGACGGCCCGGGGCGGGTGTTCCGGGACAGCCTCGAGGGCATCACCGGTTCCGATCTGGCCGAGGCCTGGGCGCAGCCGAGCGGTGTGCGTCTCTAG
- a CDS encoding rhodanese-related sulfurtransferase, whose product MAVPKIVLFYVFTPLADPEAIRLWQYTLAEAHNLTGRILVSEHGINATVGGDIRDVKRYVKGTRGYAPFKDADIKWSDGLGDDFPRLSVKVRSEIVTFGAPGELKVDADGVVGGGTHLAPDEVHRLVEGRGDDVVFFDGRNGFEAEIGRFRDAVVPDVSTTRDFVHELDSGKYDHLKDKAVVTYCTGGVRCEVLSSLMRSRGFGEVYQLDGGIVRYGEAFGDSGLWEGSLYVFDKRMAIEFSDQAKTLGRCTRCGGPTSRYENLPDDRGRELVLVCAGCTENRAG is encoded by the coding sequence GTGGCTGTCCCGAAAATCGTGCTGTTCTACGTGTTCACCCCGCTCGCCGACCCGGAGGCGATCCGGCTGTGGCAGTACACGCTTGCCGAGGCGCACAACCTGACCGGACGGATCCTCGTCTCCGAGCACGGCATCAACGCGACCGTCGGCGGCGACATCCGCGACGTCAAGCGGTACGTGAAGGGGACGCGCGGCTACGCGCCGTTCAAGGACGCCGACATCAAGTGGTCGGACGGGCTGGGGGACGACTTCCCGCGGCTCAGCGTGAAGGTGCGGTCGGAGATCGTGACGTTCGGTGCACCGGGCGAGCTGAAGGTGGACGCGGACGGCGTCGTCGGCGGCGGTACCCACCTGGCGCCGGACGAGGTGCACCGACTGGTCGAGGGGCGCGGTGACGACGTCGTTTTCTTCGACGGACGCAACGGTTTCGAGGCGGAGATCGGCCGATTCCGGGACGCCGTCGTGCCGGACGTGTCCACCACCCGCGACTTCGTGCACGAACTCGACAGCGGCAAGTACGACCATTTGAAGGACAAGGCCGTCGTCACCTACTGCACCGGGGGAGTGCGGTGCGAGGTCCTGTCCTCGCTGATGCGCTCGCGCGGGTTCGGCGAGGTCTACCAACTCGACGGCGGCATCGTCCGCTACGGCGAGGCGTTCGGCGACTCGGGTCTGTGGGAGGGGTCGCTGTACGTCTTCGACAAGCGGATGGCCATCGAGTTCAGCGATCAGGCCAAGACCCTGGGACGGTGCACCCGGTGCGGCGGTCCGACGTCCCGGTACGAGAATCTGCCGGACGACCGGGGCCGAGAACTCGTGCTCGTGTGCGCCGGCTGCACCGAGAACCGGGCGGGCTGA
- a CDS encoding pseudouridine synthase yields the protein MAGAPLPVRNGLGPDRIRMPAGLGAKTVAEFLVETYPDERAHWLSLIDGGEVVDEHGRVVDRVTRYAPTRFVYFYRDPAPEIPVPFEIDILHRDDHLVVIDKPHFLATIPRGAHITETAVVRLRRALDLPDLTPAHRLDRMTAGVLVFLIRREDRRAYQELFVSQQVTKEYEAVAGHDPALEFPRIIRSRIVKEHGIMTATEEPGEPNSETVVDLIETRDARARYRLLPKTGRTHQLRLHMSSLGLPIEGDNYYPDFRRSEPGDFSTPLRLLARAIEFTDPRSGRVRRFESRRTLGW from the coding sequence GTGGCCGGGGCGCCGCTGCCCGTCCGCAACGGTCTCGGTCCCGATCGCATCCGGATGCCGGCCGGGCTCGGTGCGAAGACCGTCGCCGAATTCCTGGTCGAGACGTACCCCGACGAGCGGGCGCACTGGCTGTCGCTGATCGACGGTGGGGAAGTCGTCGACGAACACGGCAGGGTCGTCGACCGCGTCACCCGCTATGCGCCGACCCGGTTCGTGTACTTCTACCGTGACCCCGCACCCGAGATCCCGGTTCCGTTCGAGATCGACATCCTCCACCGCGACGACCACCTCGTGGTGATCGACAAGCCCCACTTCCTCGCGACCATCCCGCGTGGCGCGCACATCACCGAGACGGCGGTCGTGCGGTTGCGGCGGGCGCTCGACCTTCCCGATCTCACGCCGGCGCACCGGCTCGACCGGATGACGGCCGGTGTGCTGGTGTTCCTGATCCGGCGGGAAGACCGCCGGGCGTATCAGGAACTGTTCGTCTCTCAGCAGGTCACCAAGGAATACGAGGCCGTCGCCGGGCACGATCCCGCGCTGGAGTTTCCGCGCATCATCCGCAGCCGCATCGTCAAGGAACACGGGATCATGACGGCCACGGAGGAACCGGGCGAGCCGAACAGCGAAACCGTCGTCGACCTGATCGAGACCCGCGACGCCCGCGCCCGCTACCGGCTGCTGCCGAAGACCGGCCGGACCCACCAACTGCGGCTGCACATGTCGTCGCTGGGGCTGCCGATCGAAGGCGACAACTACTACCCGGACTTCCGCCGATCCGAGCCCGGCGACTTCTCGACGCCGTTGCGGTTGCTGGCGCGGGCCATCGAGTTCACCGATCCCCGTTCGGGCCGGGTCCGCCGGTTCGAGAGTCGCCGCACACTCGGGTGGTGA
- a CDS encoding phosphoribosyl-ATP diphosphatase yields MKQWVLVKTFESLFAELTERAATRPEGSGTVAALDAGVHSQGKKILEEAGEVWIAAEHESDEALAEEISQLLYWTQVLMVGKGLKLEDVYRHL; encoded by the coding sequence GTGAAACAATGGGTCCTCGTGAAGACCTTCGAATCCCTGTTCGCCGAGCTGACCGAGCGTGCCGCTACCCGCCCCGAGGGGTCCGGCACCGTTGCCGCCCTCGACGCCGGCGTCCATTCGCAGGGAAAGAAGATCCTCGAAGAGGCGGGTGAGGTGTGGATCGCCGCCGAGCACGAAAGCGACGAGGCGCTCGCCGAGGAGATCTCCCAACTGCTGTACTGGACGCAGGTGCTGATGGTGGGTAAGGGCCTGAAACTCGAGGACGTCTACCGACATCTGTGA
- the hisG gene encoding ATP phosphoribosyltransferase, protein MLRVAVPNKGSLSESAAEILSEAGYRRRTDSRDLTVLDPSNQVEFFFLRPKDIAIYVGSGELDLGITGRDLARDSGAPVAERLSLGFGRSTFRYAAPAGKDWKVEDLAGLRIATSYPNLVRDDLSARGIEASVIRLDGAVEISIQLGVADAIADVVGSGRTLRQHNLVAFGDTLCDSEGVLIERAGSPADDSARNQLVERVRGIVFAQQNLMLDYDCPKTILDDALKITPGLESPTLSPLADENWVAVRAMVPIKGHNGVMDELADLGAKAILASNIRSCRAL, encoded by the coding sequence ATGCTGCGCGTCGCAGTCCCGAACAAGGGCTCGCTGTCCGAGTCCGCCGCCGAAATCCTCTCCGAGGCCGGCTACCGCCGTCGCACCGACTCCCGCGACCTGACCGTCCTCGACCCGTCCAACCAGGTCGAGTTCTTCTTCCTGCGCCCCAAGGACATCGCGATCTACGTCGGATCCGGTGAACTCGACCTCGGCATCACCGGCCGCGACCTCGCCCGTGATTCGGGCGCCCCGGTCGCCGAGCGGCTGTCGCTCGGCTTCGGCCGCTCCACGTTCCGGTACGCCGCCCCCGCGGGCAAGGACTGGAAGGTCGAGGACCTCGCCGGGCTCCGGATCGCCACGTCCTACCCCAACCTGGTGCGCGACGACCTCTCCGCACGCGGGATCGAGGCGTCGGTCATCCGACTCGACGGCGCCGTGGAGATCTCCATCCAGCTCGGGGTCGCCGACGCCATCGCCGACGTCGTCGGGTCCGGCCGCACGCTGCGCCAGCACAACCTGGTCGCGTTCGGTGACACCCTGTGCGACTCCGAGGGTGTGCTCATCGAGCGCGCCGGCTCGCCCGCCGACGATTCCGCGCGCAACCAGTTGGTCGAGCGGGTGCGCGGCATCGTCTTCGCGCAGCAGAATCTGATGCTCGACTACGACTGCCCGAAGACGATCCTCGACGACGCGCTGAAGATCACCCCCGGACTGGAGTCGCCGACGCTGTCACCGCTCGCCGACGAGAACTGGGTCGCGGTCCGGGCGATGGTGCCGATCAAGGGCCACAACGGAGTGATGGACGAACTCGCGGACCTCGGCGCCAAGGCCATCCTCGCGTCGAACATCCGGTCCTGCCGCGCACTCTGA
- a CDS encoding thioesterase family protein gives MSSESYYVPLGSEALGAPEVDSDQKITVERFDSTDLTISVWAETMQHGAPPSALLVRALERCAPRDDARITRVVVEILGPIPIAELEVRSWVQRPGRRVELVVAELWTAGDRPRAVARGSAWRMETVDTSNAVHVVDPPLEPRSTGREGKFAEGWNSGYLTTLDWRWIAEMGCEGPGKLWARPRPALVLGEAMTPLERLFSIADVANGVGSKLDPADWTFLNTDLTVHIFRVPEGEWVGVGSETSIGPDGVGMCAGVLYDETGAVGRIAQTVQVRARS, from the coding sequence ATGAGTTCCGAGTCCTACTACGTACCACTCGGTTCGGAAGCACTGGGTGCGCCGGAAGTGGACTCGGACCAGAAGATCACGGTCGAGCGATTCGACAGCACGGATCTGACGATCAGCGTGTGGGCCGAGACGATGCAGCACGGCGCTCCCCCGTCCGCGCTGCTCGTGCGGGCACTCGAACGGTGCGCCCCACGTGACGACGCGCGCATCACGCGGGTCGTGGTCGAGATCCTCGGCCCGATCCCGATCGCCGAACTCGAGGTCCGGTCCTGGGTGCAGCGGCCGGGCCGCCGGGTGGAACTGGTGGTCGCCGAATTGTGGACCGCCGGCGACCGGCCGCGTGCCGTGGCGCGGGGCTCGGCGTGGCGCATGGAGACCGTCGACACCAGCAACGCCGTCCACGTCGTCGACCCGCCACTCGAACCGCGGTCCACCGGCCGCGAAGGCAAATTCGCCGAGGGCTGGAATTCGGGCTACCTGACGACCCTCGACTGGCGGTGGATCGCCGAGATGGGGTGCGAGGGCCCCGGCAAGCTGTGGGCGAGGCCGCGGCCCGCACTGGTCCTCGGCGAGGCCATGACGCCGCTCGAGCGGCTCTTCTCCATCGCTGACGTCGCCAACGGTGTGGGATCGAAACTCGACCCGGCCGACTGGACGTTCCTCAACACCGACCTCACCGTGCACATCTTCCGGGTCCCCGAGGGTGAGTGGGTCGGCGTCGGCTCCGAGACGTCCATCGGACCCGACGGCGTGGGAATGTGCGCGGGCGTGCTGTACGACGAGACCGGCGCGGTCGGCCGGATCGCCCAGACCGTACAGGTCCGCGCCCGCTCCTGA
- a CDS encoding RecB family exonuclease: MSISESPAPVTKGSPSQPGDTSVTRRRPALSPSRAGDFKQCPLLYRFRAVDRLPEAPSRAQVKGTVVHAALETLFGLPAAERVPQKAVELILPSWERLLADAPDLIDLVPEDQRESFLDEARSLVTAYYQLEDPTRFEAESCEQRVETELADGVLLRGFVDRIDVAPTGEVRVVDYKTGRAPREMSESKALFQMKFYALVLLRTRGIVPAQLRLLYLASGTVLTYAPDEDELLRFERTLSAIWKAILAAGVTGDFRPKPSRLCDWCDHKSLCPSFGGTPPPYPGWPEGPAEDAPGFEEIVE, from the coding sequence GTGAGCATCTCAGAGTCGCCAGCCCCTGTCACAAAGGGTTCCCCGTCACAGCCCGGCGACACTTCGGTCACCCGCAGGCGGCCCGCCCTGTCACCGTCCCGCGCCGGCGACTTCAAGCAGTGCCCGCTCCTCTACCGCTTCCGCGCCGTCGACCGGCTCCCCGAGGCGCCGTCGCGCGCGCAGGTGAAGGGAACGGTGGTGCACGCCGCGCTCGAGACGCTGTTCGGGCTGCCCGCCGCCGAACGGGTCCCGCAGAAGGCGGTCGAGCTGATCCTCCCGTCCTGGGAGCGCCTCCTGGCCGACGCTCCCGACCTGATCGACCTGGTCCCCGAGGACCAGCGCGAGTCGTTCCTCGACGAGGCGCGGTCGCTCGTCACCGCCTATTACCAGCTGGAGGACCCCACCCGGTTCGAGGCCGAATCGTGCGAACAGCGCGTCGAGACCGAACTCGCCGACGGGGTGCTGCTCCGCGGATTCGTCGACCGCATCGACGTGGCCCCCACCGGTGAGGTGCGGGTGGTCGACTACAAGACCGGTCGCGCACCCCGCGAGATGTCCGAGTCCAAGGCGCTGTTCCAGATGAAGTTCTACGCGCTGGTCCTGCTGCGCACCCGCGGCATCGTCCCGGCGCAGCTGCGGCTGCTGTACCTCGCGTCCGGAACGGTCCTCACCTACGCGCCCGACGAGGACGAACTGCTGCGGTTCGAGCGCACGCTGTCGGCGATCTGGAAGGCCATCCTGGCGGCGGGCGTCACCGGCGATTTCCGACCCAAGCCGAGCCGGCTCTGCGACTGGTGTGATCATAAGTCCCTGTGCCCCTCGTTCGGAGGAACGCCGCCGCCCTACCCGGGATGGCCGGAGGGGCCCGCCGAAGACGCACCAGGTTTCGAGGAGATTGTCGAATGA
- a CDS encoding tRNA (adenine-N1)-methyltransferase, producing the protein MVGRETRPSGPFRVGDRVQLTDSKGRHYTVNLEAGKDFHTHRGGILHDDLIGTDEGSVVKSTNGTPYLALRPLLVDYVLSMPRGAQVIYPKDAAQIVHEGDVFPGARVLEAGAGSGALTCSLLRAVGPEGRVISYEVRDDHAEHAVRNVETFFGERPANWDLTIADVAEFDADAAGGQVDRVVLDMLAPWDALPAVSKALVPGGVLVVYVATVTQLSKVVEAMREQECWTEPRSWESIVRGWHVVGLAVRPEHRMQGHTAFLVSARRLAEGTVTPKPQRRSGKG; encoded by the coding sequence ATGGTGGGACGCGAAACGCGACCGAGTGGACCGTTTCGGGTGGGCGATCGCGTCCAGTTGACCGACAGCAAGGGCCGGCATTACACGGTCAACCTGGAGGCAGGCAAGGATTTCCACACGCACCGCGGCGGAATCCTGCACGACGACCTGATCGGCACCGACGAGGGCAGCGTGGTCAAGTCGACCAACGGCACCCCGTACCTCGCGCTGCGACCGCTGCTCGTCGACTACGTCCTGTCGATGCCCCGCGGGGCGCAGGTCATCTACCCGAAGGACGCCGCGCAGATCGTCCACGAGGGCGACGTCTTCCCCGGCGCCCGCGTTCTCGAGGCCGGCGCCGGTTCGGGCGCATTGACGTGCTCCCTCCTGCGCGCGGTGGGGCCGGAAGGCCGGGTCATCTCGTACGAGGTGCGCGACGACCACGCCGAGCACGCGGTGCGGAACGTCGAGACGTTCTTCGGGGAACGCCCCGCGAACTGGGACCTGACCATCGCCGACGTCGCCGAGTTCGATGCCGACGCGGCGGGCGGACAGGTCGACCGGGTGGTCCTCGACATGCTGGCCCCCTGGGACGCTCTGCCCGCCGTGTCCAAGGCGCTCGTCCCCGGCGGTGTGCTCGTGGTCTACGTCGCGACCGTGACGCAGCTCTCCAAGGTCGTCGAGGCGATGCGCGAGCAGGAGTGCTGGACCGAGCCGCGGTCCTGGGAGTCGATCGTCCGTGGCTGGCACGTCGTCGGGCTCGCCGTGCGCCCGGAACATCGGATGCAGGGCCACACCGCGTTCCTGGTGAGCGCCCGGCGTCTCGCCGAGGGAACCGTCACCCCCAAGCCGCAGCGCCGCTCGGGCAAGGGCTGA
- the arc gene encoding proteasome ATPase, which translates to MSSTENPDSVAAARELEALRAEASALRRQLAESPEQLREMESRVDSLSIRNTKLMDTLKEARQQLIALREEVDRLGQPPSGYGVLLGVHDDQTVDVFTSGRKMRLTCSPNVDAETLKLGQTVRLNEALTIVEAGTFERVGEISTLREVLDDGQRALVVGHADEERIVWLAEPLATVYADSERESVAYDAESPTRKLRPGDSLLVDTKAGYAFERIPKAEVEDLVLEEVPDVHYDDIGGLGRQIEQIRDAVELPFLHKDLFHEYELRPPKGVLLYGPPGCGKTLIAKAVANSLAKKIAEARGQDSKEAKSYFLNIKGPELLNKFVGETERHIRLIFQRAREKASEGTPVIVFFDEMDSIFRTRGSGVSSDVETTVVPQLLSEIDGVEGLENVIVIGASNREDMIDPAILRPGRLDVKIKIERPDAESAQDIFSKYLVETLPVHADDIAEFGGDRTACIRVMIERVVDRMYAESEENRFLEVTYANGDKEVLYFKDFNSGAMIQNIVDRAKKYAIKSVLDTGAPGLRVQHLFDSIVDEFSENEDLPNTTNPDDWARISGKKGERIVYIRTLVTGKNASASRAIDTESNTGQYL; encoded by the coding sequence ATGAGCTCGACAGAGAACCCCGATTCGGTTGCGGCCGCACGAGAGCTCGAGGCGTTGCGCGCGGAGGCGTCGGCACTGCGCAGGCAGCTTGCGGAGTCGCCGGAACAGCTTCGTGAGATGGAATCGCGAGTGGACTCGCTGTCCATCCGGAACACCAAGCTGATGGACACCCTCAAGGAGGCCCGTCAGCAGCTCATTGCGCTTCGAGAGGAAGTCGATCGCCTCGGCCAACCGCCGAGCGGGTACGGCGTGCTGCTCGGAGTGCACGACGATCAGACCGTGGACGTGTTCACCTCCGGACGCAAGATGCGGTTGACCTGCTCCCCGAACGTCGACGCCGAGACCCTCAAGCTCGGCCAGACCGTGCGCCTCAACGAGGCACTCACGATCGTGGAAGCGGGCACGTTCGAGCGCGTCGGTGAGATCAGCACGCTGCGCGAGGTCCTCGACGACGGTCAGCGCGCCCTCGTGGTCGGCCACGCCGACGAGGAACGGATCGTCTGGCTGGCCGAACCCCTCGCCACCGTGTACGCGGACAGCGAGAGGGAGTCGGTCGCCTATGACGCCGAATCGCCCACCCGCAAACTGCGGCCGGGCGACTCCCTCCTCGTCGACACCAAGGCCGGGTACGCGTTCGAGCGGATCCCCAAGGCCGAGGTCGAGGATCTCGTCCTCGAAGAGGTTCCCGACGTCCACTACGACGACATCGGCGGCCTCGGCCGGCAGATCGAGCAGATCCGCGACGCCGTCGAGTTGCCGTTCCTCCACAAGGACCTGTTCCACGAATACGAGCTCCGCCCGCCGAAGGGTGTGCTCCTCTACGGTCCTCCCGGGTGCGGCAAGACGCTCATCGCGAAGGCGGTCGCCAATTCGCTCGCGAAGAAGATCGCGGAGGCCCGGGGGCAGGACAGCAAGGAAGCCAAGTCCTACTTCCTCAACATCAAGGGCCCCGAGCTGCTGAACAAGTTCGTCGGCGAGACCGAGCGGCACATCCGGCTGATCTTCCAGCGGGCCCGGGAGAAGGCGTCCGAGGGCACTCCGGTGATCGTGTTCTTCGACGAGATGGATTCGATCTTCCGCACCCGCGGATCGGGCGTCTCCTCCGACGTCGAGACCACCGTCGTGCCGCAGCTGCTCAGTGAGATCGACGGTGTCGAGGGGCTCGAGAACGTCATCGTGATCGGCGCCTCCAACCGCGAGGACATGATCGACCCCGCGATCCTGCGTCCCGGCCGCCTCGACGTGAAGATCAAGATCGAACGCCCCGACGCCGAGTCGGCGCAGGACATCTTCTCGAAGTACCTCGTCGAGACGCTGCCGGTGCACGCCGACGACATCGCGGAGTTCGGTGGCGACCGCACGGCCTGCATCCGGGTGATGATCGAACGGGTCGTCGACCGCATGTACGCCGAGAGCGAGGAGAACCGTTTCCTCGAGGTCACGTACGCCAACGGCGACAAGGAGGTCCTGTACTTCAAGGACTTCAACTCGGGGGCGATGATCCAGAACATCGTCGACCGCGCCAAGAAGTACGCGATCAAGTCGGTGCTCGACACCGGTGCCCCGGGCCTGCGCGTCCAGCACCTGTTCGACTCCATCGTCGACGAGTTCTCGGAGAACGAGGACCTGCCGAACACCACCAACCCCGACGACTGGGCCCGGATCTCGGGCAAGAAGGGTGAGCGGATCGTCTACATCCGCACGTTGGTCACCGGCAAGAACGCGAGCGCGAGCCGCGCCATCGACACCGAGTCCAACACCGGCCAGTACCTGTAG
- a CDS encoding NUDIX domain-containing protein — protein MDSAPNTPPGTDEVVAVFDSSGRPVGSAARSRVYAEGLWHASAGVLVRSGDEQRLYVHRRSDTKTVFAGHHDCLAGGVVDPGETPEEAAARELAEELGISGVGLSPIARVAWDGEWQGLRLRCHLYAYETHWDGPVVHQASEIATGWWWTPHELVTHLRDPQWPFVPDTRALLEDYLVARDR, from the coding sequence ATGGATTCCGCACCGAACACCCCACCCGGCACGGACGAAGTGGTGGCGGTGTTCGACAGTTCCGGGCGACCGGTGGGGTCCGCCGCGCGCTCTCGCGTCTACGCCGAGGGACTGTGGCACGCGAGCGCCGGGGTCCTCGTCCGATCCGGCGACGAACAGCGCCTCTACGTGCACCGGCGGTCGGACACGAAGACCGTGTTCGCCGGACACCACGACTGCCTGGCCGGCGGGGTGGTCGATCCCGGGGAGACCCCGGAGGAGGCCGCAGCGCGGGAACTGGCGGAGGAACTGGGCATCAGCGGGGTCGGCCTCAGCCCCATCGCGAGGGTGGCGTGGGACGGCGAGTGGCAGGGCCTGCGGCTGCGCTGCCACCTGTACGCCTACGAGACGCACTGGGACGGGCCCGTCGTCCACCAGGCCAGCGAGATCGCGACGGGCTGGTGGTGGACACCCCACGAACTGGTGACGCATCTGCGCGACCCGCAGTGGCCGTTCGTCCCGGACACGAGGGCACTCCTCGAGGACTACCTCGTCGCACGGGACCGCTGA
- a CDS encoding nitroreductase family deazaflavin-dependent oxidoreductase, whose protein sequence is MALPRSIARFNRVVTNRVSRHVATFLPGFAIVEHRGRTSGKTYRTPVNVFVVDGRYRFALTYGAHSDWVRNVVAAGGCTIVTRRRTVHLTDPRIGTDGTHSWAPPGVRTVLEAISADRYLECSPG, encoded by the coding sequence ATGGCGTTGCCGCGTTCGATCGCCCGATTCAACCGGGTCGTCACCAACCGGGTGAGCCGTCACGTCGCGACATTCCTGCCCGGTTTCGCCATCGTCGAGCACCGAGGCCGTACGTCGGGCAAGACGTACCGCACACCCGTCAACGTGTTCGTCGTGGACGGCCGCTACCGGTTCGCCCTCACGTACGGAGCGCACAGCGACTGGGTGCGAAACGTGGTGGCGGCGGGCGGATGCACCATCGTGACGCGCCGCCGGACGGTGCACCTGACCGACCCTCGAATCGGCACCGACGGCACCCACTCCTGGGCCCCGCCCGGGGTCCGGACCGTGCTCGAGGCGATCTCGGCGGACCGGTACCTGGAGTGCTCGCCGGGCTAG